Proteins encoded in a region of the Vicia villosa cultivar HV-30 ecotype Madison, WI linkage group LG5, Vvil1.0, whole genome shotgun sequence genome:
- the LOC131605670 gene encoding uncharacterized protein LOC131605670 has translation MNTVFNDRVPTNLPTLDGKNYSKCSKQMKVLCGYQDILEVIKNGVGDCESTKQVWEILEKSYAVADKAKVYCGEAISEQNVVSKILRSLTPRFDNIVVAIEESKDLLSLSKKELQSFLEAHEQRMDERSNDKAKEEVALQARFNEKSKKSKGKWLVKNKGNFQKFGGKDSQNSILRIKGLGHFARDCNEKQREHQCDEAKVSRQELDEENILLVMITEGYCSISELLDDSSSSGNVAEMCAEENIMVTVRDRAQGSKEWYSDSS, from the exons ATGAACACCGTTTTCAATGATAGAGTTCCCACAAATCTACCAACCCTAGATGGGAAGAATTACAGCAAATGCTCCAAACAAATGAAGGTGTTGTGTGGGTATCAAGATAttcttgaagtgatcaagaatGGG GTTGGCGATTGCGAGTCGACTAAGCAAGTTTGGGAGATCTTGGAAAAGTCTTATGCAGTGGCTGATAAAGCAAAGGTG tattGTGGAGAAGCTATTTCAGAGCAGAATGTTGTGTCGAAAATCTTGCGTTCGTTGACACCAAGATTTGACAACATTGTAGTGGCGATTGAGGAGTCGAAGGATCTTCTGAGTTTGAGCAAAAAGGAGCTTCAAAGCTTTCTTGAGGCTCATGAACAAAGGATGGATGAGAGGAGTAACGACAAAGCAAAGGAGGAGGTCGCTTTGCAAGCACGGTTCAATGAAAAGAGCAAGAAGTCAAAAGGAAAATGGCTCGTGAAGAACAaaggaaattttcaaaaatttggtGGAAAAGATTCACAAAATTCAATCCTACGAATCAAAGGG CTTGGTCATTTTGCAAGAGATTGCAATGAAAAACAGAGGGAACATCAATGTGATGAAGCCAAGGTTTCTAGACAAGAGTTGGATGAAGAGAATATACTCTTAGTCATGATTACAGAAGGTTATTGCAGCATCAGTGAGCTTCTAGACGACAGCAGCAGTTCCGGGAACGTTGCAGAAATGTGTGCGGAAGAAAATATTATGGTGACTGTGAGAGATAGAGCCCAAGGTAGCAAAGAATGGTACTCGGATTCTAGTTGA